The Vicinamibacterales bacterium genomic interval AACAGCTGCTCGAACGATCGGTCGTGATCGCGCAGGTACGCGTAGTCGGGATAGGAGAGCCGGGTCGCACGCCCGGCGTCCGTCTCGCCGTGGATCACCGTGAGGCTGGCCGAGCGGTCCACGCCGGCGATCGGCGTGAGCGCGAGCGCCTTGAGCATGGTGAAGACGGCGCCGTTCAGGCCGATGCCCAGGACGAGCACGCCCACGGCGGTGGCGGTGAAGAACGGACTCTTGGCGAGCGTGCGGAACGCCTGGCGCACGTCGGCCGCCAGGCTGCGGAGGGCCTCGAGCCACCAGGGCGTCCACACCCGGCGCGCGTCCTCCGTCGTTCGCGTCACGTTCCCGAACTCCTTCAAGGCATCGTCGTGCGCGCGTTCCGGATCGGAGCCGTCTGCCCGGCGGTCCGCCTCGGCCATGGCCAGGTGAGCGCGAATCTCGTCTTGGAAATCGTCCTCGTCCAGGTTGAGCCGACGCCGCCGGAACCAGTCGCGGAGCGCCATGGTCAGTCTCCCGCGCCGGGGGCCGCGGCTGGGCGCGTCACTCGGGCGATGGCATCGACGAGCTCGGCCCAACGGGATTCCTCGCGGGCGAGCTGACGCTTCCCTTCGGCCGTGATCGTGTAGAACTTCGCCCGCTGGCTCGCGTCGGTGAGGCCCCACTTCGCCGTCACCCAGCCCTTTTTCGCCAGCCGCTGGAGGGCGGGATACAACGAGCCGGCCTCCACTTGGAGGACGTCGGACGACTGGATCCTGATCGTCTGGGCGATGGCGTAGCCGTGCTGCGGTCCCCACTGGAGGGTTCGCAGGATCAGCATGTCGAGGGTGCCGTGGAGGAGCTCGGCGCGGGAGGCGGCGCGGGAGGAGTGGAGCGTCATGGCTATAGACTGTCTACAGCACTGGGACGTAGAAAGTCTATAGCCTGTTCCGCGGCCATCGCGCGGGCGAGGACCGAGACGTGGCGCCGCTCAGCGGTAGGTGCCGTCCCAGGGAGCGGGCGTGACCTGCGCCGAGCGCCGGTCGGGCGCCACGTCGGGCCGGTTCAGCGTGACCCGCGTCTCCGGCGTGACGACGGCGTAGTCCATGTAGCCCATCCGGGCCATGGGGCGCATCGCGGCCGTGTCCACCCGCCCGTCCGCGACGAACGCGTCGTCGATGTGGATGGCCACGACCTCGCCGAACACCACCACCTGCGGGCGATCGGGCGGGCTCGGCAGATCCAGCGTCTTCCAGAGCCGGCACTCGAGCGCGGCCGGACTCGCGGCCACGCGGGGAGGCGCCACGACGAGCGACGGGGCCATGGCAAGGCCCGTCAGCGCGTACTCGCTCACGTCGGCGTCCACCGTGGCCGAGCTGAGGTTCATCTCGCTGGCGAGCGCCTGGGTGGCGAGCGAGCAGGTGAACTCGCCGGTCGCCTCGATGTTGCGCAGCGAGTCCTTGCGGCCGGTGGACGAGAACATCACCATGGGCGGCTGGTCGCCGACGGCGTTGAAGAAGCTGTACGGCGCCAGGTTCACGACGCCGGACGGCCCCACGGTGGAGATCCACCCGATGGGCCGCGGCGCCACGAGCGCCTTGAACGGATCGTGCCGGAGCCCGTGCTGCAAGTGCGCCTTGCGATCGGCGGTGGCGTAGTGCATGAGGTCGGTCCCGATCCGGACGGCGGCGCCCGGCCTCCCGGCTTCGCGGAAGTCTACAACCCGCGCGGGCAGGCAGGTGATAATCCCCCGTCGCTCGAGACCGGGGCCGGGGCCCCGATGACGGCGGCGAAGGAGTCGGACGAGATGCCCCGCGCCCGCACGATCGCGGCCCTGGCCGCCTGCCTGCTCTTCCCCGTCGCGGCCCGTGGACAGAGCGCGAATGCCGCGCCCGCGCCGGGCTCGCCGACGGCGGACGCCCTCCCGATCTACGAGATCGACCCCACGTGGCCGCCGACGCTCCCCAACGACTGGATCCTCGGCGACATCCGCGGGCTGTTCGCCGACGACAACGACCATCTCTGGGTGATCCACATGCCGTCGAGCCTCACGCCGCAGGAAATCGGCGCGGCGGTGAAGCCGCCCATCGCCGACTGCTGCTTCCCGGCGCCTCCGGTGCTCGAACTGGATCCCGAGGGCAAGGTGCTGCAGGCGTGGGGCGGTCCCGGCCAGGGCTACACGTGGTTCGACCAGGAGCACGGCATCTACATCGATCACAACGGGTTCGTGTGGATGGGCACGAGCAACGGCTTCCACGTGATGAAGTTCACGAAGGACGGCAAGCACGTGCTGACGATCGGCGAGCCGGGCGTCCGGACGGACAGCAACGACCCGGACCACCTGGGAGGCCCGGCGAACTTCTACGTGGAACCGAAGACGAACGAGATCTTCATCGCCGACGGGTACATCCACAAGCGCGTCGTCGTCTACGACGCTGCGACGGGCAAGTACAAGCGCCACTGGGGCGCCTACGGCAAGCGGCCCGACGACACGGTGAAGTACAGCTATCCGGTCGACGTGAAGAACCCGCCGCAGCAGTACTCGACCCTGCACGGGCTCGTCGGGTCCAAGGACGGCCTCATCTACGTGTCGGACCGACGGGGCAACCGCATCCAGGTGTTCCGCCAGAACGGCGAGTTCCTGATGGAGCGCTTCGT includes:
- a CDS encoding flavin reductase family protein, translated to MHYATADRKAHLQHGLRHDPFKALVAPRPIGWISTVGPSGVVNLAPYSFFNAVGDQPPMVMFSSTGRKDSLRNIEATGEFTCSLATQALASEMNLSSATVDADVSEYALTGLAMAPSLVVAPPRVAASPAALECRLWKTLDLPSPPDRPQVVVFGEVVAIHIDDAFVADGRVDTAAMRPMARMGYMDYAVVTPETRVTLNRPDVAPDRRSAQVTPAPWDGTYR
- a CDS encoding PadR family transcriptional regulator, with translation MTLHSSRAASRAELLHGTLDMLILRTLQWGPQHGYAIAQTIRIQSSDVLQVEAGSLYPALQRLAKKGWVTAKWGLTDASQRAKFYTITAEGKRQLAREESRWAELVDAIARVTRPAAAPGAGD